A region of Macaca thibetana thibetana isolate TM-01 chromosome 20, ASM2454274v1, whole genome shotgun sequence DNA encodes the following proteins:
- the RFWD3 gene encoding E3 ubiquitin-protein ligase RFWD3: protein MAHEAMEYDLQVQLNHAEEQPASADVASSQGGPALLQPVPADLVSSQGGPLIFQPAPAEVIGSQVTPPLLQPTPQLSIDLTEVEVLGEDNVENINPRTSEQHRQASDANHTIRASSLHSMTNFISGLQRLHGMLEFLRPSSSNHSVGPMRTRRRVSASRRARAGGSQRTDSARLRAPLDAYFQVSRTQPDLPAATYDSETRNPVSEDLQVSSSTDSDSDSSAEYGGVVDQAEESGAVILEEQLAGVSAEQEVTCIDGGKTLLKQPSPQKSEPLLPSASVDEEEGDTCTICLEQWTSAGDHRLSALRCGHLFGYSCISTWLKGQVRKCPQCNKKARHSDIVVLYARTLRALDTSEQERMKSSLLKEQMLRKQAELESAQCRLQLQVLTDECTRLQSRVQDLQKLMSHQNQNLQQPRGSQAWVLSCSPSSQDQHKHKYHFQKTFTVSQAGNCRIMAYCDALSCLVISQPSPQASFLPGFGVKMLSTANMRSSQYIPMHGKQIRGLAFSSYSRGLLLSASLDNTIKLTSLETNTVVQTYNAGRPVWSCCWCLDETNYIYAGLANGSILVYDVRNTSSHVQELVAQKARCPLVSLSYMSRAASAAFPYGGVLAGTLEDASFWEQKTDFSHWPHVLPLEPGGCIDFQTENSSRHCLVTYRPDKNHTTIRSVLMEMSYRLDDTGNPICSCQPVHTFFGGPTCKLLTKNAIFQSPENDGNILVCTGDEAANSALLWDAASGSLLQDLQTNQPVLDICPFEVNHNSYLATLTEKMVHIYKWE from the exons ATGGCTCATGAAGCAATGGAATATGATCTTCAGGTACAGTTAAATCATGCTGAAGAACAGCCAGCTTCTGCTGATGTGGCCAGCAGCCAAGGGGGACCAGCCCTCCTCCAGCCTGTTCCTGCTGATTTGGTCAGCAGCCAGGGGGGACCACTGATCTTCCAGCCAGCTCCTGCTGAAGTGATTGGCAGCCAAGTGACACCACCCCTACTCCAGCCTACTCCACAACTGTCTATTGACCTGACAGAAGTGGAGGTCTTGGGAGAAGACAATGTGGAGAACATCAATCCAAGAACTTCAGAACAACATAGACAGGCATCTGATGCTAATCACACCATCCGAGCATCTTCATTGCATTCAATGACCAACTTCATCAGTGGACTGCAGAGACTTCATGGCATGCTGGAATTCCTGAGACCTTCATCTTCAAACCACAGTGTAGGGCCAATGAGAACAAGAAGGAGGGTATCTGCTTCACGGAGGGCAAGAGCCGGAGGGTCTCAGAGGACAGACAGTGCCAG GTTGAGAGCACCATTGGATGCTTACTTTCAGGTGAGCAGGACCCAGCCTGACTTGCCAGCTGCCACTTATGATTCAGAGACTAGGAATCCTGTGTCTGAAGACTTGCAGGTGTCTAGTAGTACTGATTCTGACAGTGACAGCTCTGCAGAGTATGGAGGGGTTGTTGACCAGGCAGAGGAATCTGGAGCTGTCATTTTAGAAG AGCAACTAGCAGGTGTCTCAGCAGAACAAGAAGTTACATGTATCGATGGAGGCAAGACCCTCCTCAAACAG CCATCTCCCCAGAAGTCCGAGCCTCTGCTACCTTCTGCCTCTGTGGATGAGGAAGAAGGGGACACTTGTACAATATGTCTGGAACAGTGGACCAGTGCTGGAGACCACCGGCTCTCAGCATTACGCTGTGGTCATCTCTTTGGGTATAGTTGCATTTCCACGTGGCTCAAAGGACAAGTACGAAAATGTCCCCAG TGCAACaagaaagccaggcacagtgacattGTCGTCCTTTATGCCCGAACCCTGAGAGCTTTGGACACTAGTGAACAGGAGCGCATGAAAAG TTCCCTACTGAAGGAACAGATGCTAAGGAAGCAGGCCGAGTTAGAATCAGCACAGTGCCGACTCCAACTGCAGGTCCTCACTGATGAGTGCACTAGGCTTCAAAGCCGTGTTCAG gacTTGCAAAAGCTTATGTCACATCAAAATCAGAATTTACAGCAACCCAGGGGCTCCCAAGCATGGGTCCTGAGCTGCTCACCCTCCAGCCAGGACCAGCACAAGCACAAGTACCACTTCCAAAAGACCTTCACAGTATCTCAGGCAGGAAACTGCCGGATCATGGCATACTGTGATGCTCTGAGCTGCCTGGTGATATCACAGCCTTCTCCTCAGGCCTCTTTTCTTCCAG GCTTTGGTGTTAAGATGTTGAGTACTGCCAACATGAGAAGCAGTCAGTACATTCCGATGCATGGCAAACAGATCCGTGGACTGGCTTTTagcagttactccagaggcttgCTACTCTCTGCTTCCCTAGACAACACTATTAAACTGACCAG CCTGGAGACAAATACCGTGGTCCAGACTTACAATGCTGGACGTCCTGTCTGGAGCTGTTGCTGGTGTCTTGATGAGACTAACTACATCTATGCTGGACTGGCCAATGGTTCAATTCTGGTATATGACGTGCGGAACACGAGCAGTCATGTGCAGGAGTTAGTAGCTCAGAAAGCCAG ATGCCCACTGGTCTCCTTGTCATACATGTCCAGAGCTGCCTCAGCTGCATTTCCATATGGTGGGGTGCTGGCTGGAACCTTGGAGGATGCTTCATTCTGGGAACAGAAAACGGACTTTTCTCATTGGCCTCATGTACTGCCCTTGGAGCCAGGGGGCTGCATAGACTTCCAGACAGAGAACAGCTCCCGGCACTGTCTTGTGACCTACAGGCCTG ATAAAAATCACACCACCATACGAAGTGTGCTGATGGAAATGTCCTACCGACTGGATGACACTGGAAATCCAATCTGCTCCTGCCAGCCTGTACATACATTTTTTGGAGGACCCACTTGCAAACTGTTGACCAAAAATGCCATTTTCCAAAGCCCAGAGAATGACGGCAACATCCTGGTGTGTACTGGGGATGAAGCAGCAAATTCTGCCCTG CTATGGGATGCTGCCAGTGGCTCGTTGCTCCAGGACCTACAGACCAATCAGCCTGTCTTGGACATCTGCCCATTTGAGGTGAACCATAACAGCTACTTGGCTACCTTAACAGAGAAGATGGTCCACATCTATAAGTGGGAGTGA